The genomic stretch ATGCCCCAATGCTTTGGGTGGAGGTGGCACTCCCAGGGGTCATCGAAGCGCTCCGTGTTGTCGAGTTTGGGCAGCGTTGGTCCTCTTGGGGGCGTCTTCACGTTGAGTGCCTCCTCCGGCCCTTTGTGTGATGTTTTGATGGGAATTGTTGGGTCGGTAGTGACCgaagggatgggaatggggaggGACGAAGGAGTCAACAGCCGAGTGGTGGAGGTGAGGAtctggggagagggaggaggagatgcTGGGATGCAGAGGAGGGGTTCAACCTGTGCTGAGTGGGAGAATCGAtagggttggagaagacctccgAGATCCCCAAACCCAGCCCctgcccaccccaccatgcctgcTGACCCCACGTGACGCATCTCTACGGTTCTTGagcccctccagggatggtgacctcTTCACGATCCCGCGCAGCCCATGGAGTGCATCACTGCTCCTTTGGAGAACAAATTTTCCCCAGTATCCAACCCAACTTTCCCCGAATGGACACCCACCCCATTGCTTGTCCCCATTGGACGGTGGAGCTCACCCACAAATCACAAATCGGACGCGGTTGGGTGTTCCTGCTGTCCCACAACTGGCGGGGTTGGAGATCTCCAGGAAGACACCCCAACCCCCGCCGATCCCCATGCCCCCAAAGGCTCCTCTGGGGTCATCCTCACCCCCTCCTACCCTTTTACCCGCAGGACGTCCTCGCTGCGCTGGAACGCCGGCACCAAGGAGCGGATGCTGATCAAGGTGACGGACCGTGAGCCCAGCTTCCTGCTGCACCAGGGCAACGGCTTCGGCCCCGACGCCGCTCCATCCGCGCGCTCCCGCCGCCCCTCGGGGGGTCAGCAATCCCCCAACCTGCAGAGCTTCGCCCCCGACGCCGACAACTCCGTCTTCTTCCCGGAGAGGAAACCTTCACCCTACCTGAAGAGGGCTGagctggctgggagctgctcgcCTCTGCTGGGTCGGGGCGATTCCTTCTGCTCCCCGCTGCAGAGCCAACACCACCGCAAAGCGTCGAGCGAATCGCAGCCCTCATCGCCGCGCTACGCCTACGAGCCGCCGCTCTACGAGGAGCCCCCCATGGAGTACCAAGCGCCCATCTACGACGAACCCCCCGTGGACATGCAGTACGAGGCCGGCGGGGGCTACAAAGCCGCCTCCCCCCAGAAATCGCCCATCCGGAAGCCTCACCCCTTCCTCCAGTCACCCAAGCAAGGCTCCAACTCGCCCTACCAGCAGCTGGTGCTCACCAAGCAGAAGTGCCCCGATCGCTTCATGAGCCTGGAATACAGCCCGGCGGGCAAGGAGTACGTCCGCCAGCTGGTCTACGTGGAGCAGTCGGGCTCCAGCCCCAAGATGAAATCAGGGCCGCGCCACAAATACTCCCCCAACCCCATCGGGGGTTCCTACTCGCTGCAGCACAGCCCGTGCCTCCTCCGCGAGCAGCGCGCGGACCTCAAATCCGGCGACTACAGCAGCATGGAGGCGGCCGACTTCTGCCCCGACGACTCCATGTCGTGGTCCAGCCAGCAGGACACCATGTCCTCCACCGGCTACTCGCCCTCCAACAGGAAGAGGAAGAGCCGAAAGCCTTCGCTGCCCCACCACGAACCCAACACTCCGTCGGCGGAAGGGGAGCGGGACGGGGCGGAGGAGGAGCGCTGCGGATCCGCACGCGCCCAGCTCAACCGAGCGGAGAGCAAAGCGGTGGAAGCAGAGGGGGAAGCGGCGAGGGGCTTCGCTGAGCCCTTCCTGGCGCAGGCACGCCTGGCCTGGGAGGCCCAGCAAGCCCACTATCACATGAAGCAGCGCAGCAGTTGGGATTCCCAAAAGGACGGATCGGGCTACGAGAGCGACGGGGCTCTGCCGCTGCCCATGCCGGGCCCCGTGGTGCGCGCCTTCAGCGAGGACGAGGCGCTGGCGCAGCAGGACAGCAAGCACTGGAAGAGGAACACCTTTGAGAAGCTGGGTTTCCCTCAGATCCTGCTGGAGAAGAGCGTCTCGGTGCAGACCAACCTGGCGTCCCCCGAGCCCTACCTGCATCCGTCGCAGGTAATGAGGGGGGCGGTCCCGGTGTTCTGGGGGTGTCCTCGGGGTTCAGGGGTGGCCCTGGAGCGTTTGGGAATGTCCCTGGTGTCCTTGGGGGTGTCCTTGGGTTTTAGGAGTGTCCCTGTTGGCTGGGGATGTCCACAAGCGTTTGGGGTGTCCCTGGATTTTGGGGATGTCTCCAAGCGTTTGGGGTGCGCCTGGTGTTTGGGGCTGTCCTCAAGAGTTTGGGGTGTCCCTGGTGGTTGGGGATGTCCACAAGTGTTTGGGGTGTCCCTGGTGGCTGGGGATGTCCACAAGAGTTTGGGGTGTCCCTGGTGGTTGGGGCTGTCCTCAAGAGTTTGGGGTGTCCCTGGTGGTTGGGGATGTCCACAAGTGTTTGGGGTGTCTCCAGGTGTCTGGGGGAGTCCTTGGGGTTTGGGGTTGTCCCTGGTGGTTGGAGATGTCCCCAAGTGTTTGGGGTGACCCTGAGCGTTTGGGAATTTACCTTGTGTTTGGGGCAGTCCTTGGATTTTAGGGGTGTCCCTATTGGTTGGGGGTGTCTCCAAGTGTTTGGGGTGTTCCTGGTGGATGGAGGTGTCCCTGTTGTTTGGGGGTGTCTCCAAGTGTTTGGGGTGTCCCTTATGGTTGGGGAGAACCTGAGTGCTTGGGAGCGTCTCCAGCATTTGGAACACCCTTGGAATTTAGGGTTGCCCCCAAATTTTAGGGGTGTCCTTGGTGTTTGGGGGTGTCCCTGGTTGTTTGGAAACATCCTCCGTGGTTGGGTATGTCCCCCAACATTTCCAGCATTTGGGAACACCACTGGTATTTGGGGTTGTCTCCAACATTTGGGGGTGTCCATGGTGTTTGGGAATGTCCCCAGTATTTGGGGGTCATTCTCCATCCTGTGACTTTCTCCAACCTTTCACTCTCCCCATCCTGTGACCTTCTCCATTCTGTCACCTTCTCCATTTTATGACCACCTCCATTTTATAACCTCCATTATCTTCTCCATTTTATGACCTTCTCTACATAATGACCTCCTCCACCCTATGACCTCCTCCACCCTATGACTTCCTCCACCCTATAACCTTCTTCATCCAATGTCCTTCTCCATCCTATGACCTCCTCTCTCCTAGGACCTCCTCCATCTGATGACCTCCTCCATCCTGTGACTTTCTCCATTTTAGGATCTCCTCCACCCTATAACCTTCTCCATCCTATGACCTCCTCTCTCCTAGGACCTCCTCCATCTGATGACCTCCTCCATCTTATGACCTCGTCCACCCTATGACCCCCTCCACCCTATGACCTCCTCCACCCTATAACCTTCTCCATCGTATGACCTCCTCCACCCTTTGACCTCCTCCACCCTATGATCTTCTGCACCCAATGATCTCCTCTGTCTGATGAGCTCCTCCACCCTATGACCTCCTCCACCCTATGACTTCCTCCACCCTATAAGCTTCATCATCCAATGATCTTCTCCATCCTATGACCTCCTCTCTCCTATGACCTCCTCCATCTGATGACCTCCTCCATCCTATGACCTCATCCACCCTATGACCCCTCCATCCTATGACCTTCTCCATCCTCCAACCTCCTCCACCCTATGACCTCCTCCACCCTATGATCTCCTGCACCCTATGATCTCCTGCACCCTGTGATCTTCTCCACCCTGTGATCTCCTACGTCTGGTGACCTCCTCTATCCTATGACATCCTCCACCCTATGACCCCTCCATCCTCCAACCTCCTCTACCCTATAACCTCCTCCACCCTATGACCTCCTGCACCCTATGATCTCCTCCACCCTGTGATCTCGTCTATCTGATGACCTCCTCCGTCTTATGACCTCCTCCATCCTATGACCTCGTCCACCTTATGACCCCTCCATCCTCCAACCTCCTTTACCCTATGACCACCTCCACCCTATGACCACCTCCACCCTATGACCACCTCCACCCAATGATGTCCTGCACCCTATGACCTCCTCCACCCTGTGATCTCCTCTATCTGATGACCTCCTCCGCCTTATGACCTCCTCCATCCTATGACCTCGTCCACCTTATGACCCCTCCATCCTCCAACCTCCTTTACCCTATAACCTCCTGCACCCTATGACCACCTCCACCCTATGATGTCCTGCACCCTATGATCTCCCCCACCCTGTGATCTCCTCTGCGTGATGACCTCCTCCGCCTTATGACCTCCTCCATCCTAAGCCCCCTTCCACCCTACTTCCTCCTC from Meleagris gallopavo isolate NT-WF06-2002-E0010 breed Aviagen turkey brand Nicholas breeding stock unplaced genomic scaffold, Turkey_5.1 ChrUn_random_7180001868947, whole genome shotgun sequence encodes the following:
- the LOC104916065 gene encoding rho GTPase-activating protein 39, whose product is MPGFVSNVWLEWVEIIEPRTRERMYANLITGECVWDPPAGVRIKRTNENQWWELFDPNTSRFYYYNATTQRTVWHRPQNCDIIPLAKLQTLKQNTESPRASTENSPGRSSNVSREGSTSSSLEQELEGNEKTGETTRSSRQSAPYAAVKEETESSSPSGVFEKECDIYRDYNTEGQLLHYRTSSLRWNAGTKERMLIKVTDREPSFLLHQGNGFGPDAAPSARSRRPSGGQQSPNLQSFAPDADNSVFFPERKPSPYLKRAELAGSCSPLLGRGDSFCSPLQSQHHRKASSESQPSSPRYAYEPPLYEEPPMEYQAPIYDEPPVDMQYEAGGGYKAASPQKSPIRKPHPFLQSPKQGSNSPYQQLVLTKQKCPDRFMSLEYSPAGKEYVRQLVYVEQSGSSPKMKSGPRHKYSPNPIGGSYSLQHSPCLLREQRADLKSGDYSSMEAADFCPDDSMSWSSQQDTMSSTGYSPSNRKRKSRKPSLPHHEPNTPSAEGERDGAEEERCGSARAQLNRAESKAVEAEGEAARGFAEPFLAQARLAWEAQQAHYHMKQRSSWDSQKDGSGYESDGALPLPMPGPVVRAFSEDEALAQQDSKHWKRNTFEKLGFPQILLEKSVSVQTNLASPEPYLHPSQVMRGAVPVFWGCPRGSGVALERLGMSLVSLGVSLGFRSVPVGWGCPQAFGVSLDFGDVSKRLGCAWCLGLSSRVWGVPGGWGCPQVFGVSLVAGDVHKSLGCPWWLGLSSRVWGVPGGWGCPQVFGVSPGVWGSPWGLGLSLVVGDVPKCLG